In a genomic window of Bradyrhizobium ontarionense:
- a CDS encoding DUF427 domain-containing protein — protein MKLPGPDHPITITPHPKRVRVLADGVVIAETTRALSLKEASYPAVLYVPRDDAKTQLFQRTERVTHCPYKGDASYFSILANGGTLENAIWSYETPFPAMAEISGYLAFYPDKVRIEEASAD, from the coding sequence ATGAAGCTTCCAGGGCCGGATCACCCGATCACGATTACCCCCCACCCGAAGCGCGTCCGCGTCCTCGCCGACGGCGTTGTGATCGCCGAGACCACGCGGGCGCTCTCGCTGAAAGAAGCCAGCTATCCCGCAGTCCTGTATGTGCCGCGGGACGATGCCAAAACTCAGCTGTTCCAGCGCACCGAACGGGTCACCCATTGCCCCTACAAGGGCGATGCCAGCTATTTCAGCATTCTCGCCAATGGCGGGACCCTGGAGAACGCGATCTGGAGCTATGAGACGCCGTTCCCCGCCATGGCGGAGATTTCGGGCTATCTGGCGTTCTATCCCGACAAGGTGCGGATCGAAGAAGCAAGCGCCGACTGA